In Lycorma delicatula isolate Av1 chromosome 10, ASM4794821v1, whole genome shotgun sequence, a genomic segment contains:
- the LOC142331598 gene encoding uncharacterized protein LOC142331598 isoform X1 — protein MSTVLAENYQLKWHSHGTHLHTSIATLHRSESFSDVTLATADGRYVSAHRFILSACSSYLHQLFRVMGSRGSSSNLVVVLPSDISYRTLSILLQYMYSGEATVSNEQLNGVLKAGEILRIKGLCHNHGTKEREKERPPSHNSNRITGGVLTQQNQNEESLRKRQNVDGNLQNEKIQNVDKILMDSSNNECNGPQKKSYSILKSLNKSDTSKINDSDQSKNNDDSDQGENQKENSNDKSNGQNSEKKRIIDDTTDIEQNMQIELLVKEEPIEWEDIEETQGNEDEQMLHSEMTIKPETYSGEEEEDLNEFYAPLTCDMCHETFTTPSLWVRHIETHPPTDVPRRKGKRNSGADDDNGEFPPLRCELCQEVYSNPGDWVRHIQSAHTEEQLAMSNNSKYTPRPVTRRHRIMNGRKHCPLCEKTFPSHASMLIHSRTHTGERPYECTICAKGFNVKSNLLRHMRTLHDEIINPGMIQSYTGNV, from the exons ATGAGTACTGTTCTGGCAGAAAATTACCAGCTGAAATGGCATAGCCACGGTACTCATTTACATACTTCCATTGCTACACTGCATCGTTCTGAATCATTTTCTGATGTAACTTTAGCAACAGCTGATGGTAGATATGTATCAGCTCATAGATTTATTTTATCGGCATGCAGTTCATACTTACATCAATTATTTCGTGTTATGGGATCACGTGGAAGTAGCTCAAATCTTGTTGTTGTTTTGCCATCAGATATAAGTTATCGGACATTGAGTATTCTTTTACAGTATATGTATAGTGGTGAAGCAACAGTGAGTAATGAACAATTAAATGGTGTTTTAAAAGCTGGTGAAATATTACGAATTAAAGGTTTATGTCATAATCATGGTactaaagaaagagaaaaagaaagaccaCCTTCTCATAACAGTAATCGAATAACAGGTGGTGTTTTAACACAACAGAATCAAAATGAAGAAAGTTTGCGAAAAAGACAAAATGTTGATggtaatttacaaaatgaaaaaatacaaaacgtagataaaatattaatggaCAGTAGTAATAATGAATGTAATGGTCCACAAAAGAAAtcatacagtattttaaaaagtttaaataaatctgatacctcaaaaattaatgatagtgatcagtcaaaaaataatgatgattccGATCAAGgtgaaaatcaaaaagaaaattcaaatgatAAATCGAATGGACAGAATTCAGAAAAGAAACGTATTATTGATGATACAACAGACATTGAGCAAAATATGCAAATAGAACTTTTGGTAAAAGAAGAGCCAATTGAATGGGAAGATATTGAAGAAACACAAGGAAACGAGGATGAGCAAATGTTACATTCTGAAATGACTATAAAACCT GAAACATATtctggagaagaagaagaagatttaaatgaattttatgcaCCTTTGACCTGTGATATGTGCCATGAAACATTTACAACTCCATCTTTATGGGTACGTCATATCGAAACACATCCACCTACAGATGTTCCAAGACGCAAAGGGAAAAGAAACTct ggaGCGGACGATGATAATGGTGAGTTTCCACCTTTGAGATGCGAGCTGTGTCAAGAGGTCTACTCCAACCCAGGTGATTGGGTACGTCATATCCAGAGTGCTCATACAGAAGAACAACTGGCTATGAGTAATAACTCCAAGTATACACCTCGTCCAGTAACTCGTCGTCATCGCATCATGAATGGTCGTAAACATTGTCCTCTTTGTGAAAAGACGTTTCCATCACATGCATCGATGCTTATTCATAGCAGAACACACACAGGAGAACGACCCTATGAGTGTACAATCTGTGCAAAAGGTTTCAATGTAAAAAGTAACTTACTTAGACACATGCGGACACTTCATGATGAAATTATTAACCCAGGGATGATTCAAAGCTACACAGGTAATGTGTGA
- the LOC142331598 gene encoding uncharacterized protein LOC142331598 isoform X2, with amino-acid sequence MSTVLAENYQLKWHSHGTHLHTSIATLHRSESFSDVTLATADGRYVSAHRFILSACSSYLHQLFRVMGSRGSSSNLVVVLPSDISYRTLSILLQYMYSGEATVSNEQLNGVLKAGEILRIKGLCHNHGTKEREKERPPSHNSNRITGGVLTQQNQNEESLRKRQNVDGNLQNEKIQNVDKILMDSSNNECNGPQKKSYSILKSLNKSDTSKINDSDQSKNNDDSDQGENQKENSNDKSNGQNSEKKRIIDDTTDIEQNMQIELLVKEEPIEWEDIEETQGNEDEQMLHSEMTIKPETYSGEEEEDLNEFYAPLTCDMCHETFTTPSLWVRHIETHPPTDVPRRKGKRNSGADDDNGEFPPLRCELCQEVYSNPGDWVRHIQSAHTEEQLAMSNNSKYTPRPVTRRHRIMNGRKHCPLCEKTFPSHASMLIHSRTHTGERPYECTICAKGFNVKSNLLRHMRTLHDEIINPGMIQSYTGY; translated from the exons ATGAGTACTGTTCTGGCAGAAAATTACCAGCTGAAATGGCATAGCCACGGTACTCATTTACATACTTCCATTGCTACACTGCATCGTTCTGAATCATTTTCTGATGTAACTTTAGCAACAGCTGATGGTAGATATGTATCAGCTCATAGATTTATTTTATCGGCATGCAGTTCATACTTACATCAATTATTTCGTGTTATGGGATCACGTGGAAGTAGCTCAAATCTTGTTGTTGTTTTGCCATCAGATATAAGTTATCGGACATTGAGTATTCTTTTACAGTATATGTATAGTGGTGAAGCAACAGTGAGTAATGAACAATTAAATGGTGTTTTAAAAGCTGGTGAAATATTACGAATTAAAGGTTTATGTCATAATCATGGTactaaagaaagagaaaaagaaagaccaCCTTCTCATAACAGTAATCGAATAACAGGTGGTGTTTTAACACAACAGAATCAAAATGAAGAAAGTTTGCGAAAAAGACAAAATGTTGATggtaatttacaaaatgaaaaaatacaaaacgtagataaaatattaatggaCAGTAGTAATAATGAATGTAATGGTCCACAAAAGAAAtcatacagtattttaaaaagtttaaataaatctgatacctcaaaaattaatgatagtgatcagtcaaaaaataatgatgattccGATCAAGgtgaaaatcaaaaagaaaattcaaatgatAAATCGAATGGACAGAATTCAGAAAAGAAACGTATTATTGATGATACAACAGACATTGAGCAAAATATGCAAATAGAACTTTTGGTAAAAGAAGAGCCAATTGAATGGGAAGATATTGAAGAAACACAAGGAAACGAGGATGAGCAAATGTTACATTCTGAAATGACTATAAAACCT GAAACATATtctggagaagaagaagaagatttaaatgaattttatgcaCCTTTGACCTGTGATATGTGCCATGAAACATTTACAACTCCATCTTTATGGGTACGTCATATCGAAACACATCCACCTACAGATGTTCCAAGACGCAAAGGGAAAAGAAACTct ggaGCGGACGATGATAATGGTGAGTTTCCACCTTTGAGATGCGAGCTGTGTCAAGAGGTCTACTCCAACCCAGGTGATTGGGTACGTCATATCCAGAGTGCTCATACAGAAGAACAACTGGCTATGAGTAATAACTCCAAGTATACACCTCGTCCAGTAACTCGTCGTCATCGCATCATGAATGGTCGTAAACATTGTCCTCTTTGTGAAAAGACGTTTCCATCACATGCATCGATGCTTATTCATAGCAGAACACACACAGGAGAACGACCCTATGAGTGTACAATCTGTGCAAAAGGTTTCAATGTAAAAAGTAACTTACTTAGACACATGCGGACACTTCATGATGAAATTATTAACCCAGGGATGATTCAAAGCTACACAG